From Agrobacterium tumefaciens, a single genomic window includes:
- a CDS encoding nuclear transport factor 2 family protein, whose product MADIAALLERNLQELFGEGDDALRQKVADEILHEDAVFIEPHGIYHGRNEIVRIAGVIRAAHPTFRYQTLSAAEVLHEQAGRVRWVAGEPGEKPSYAGTDFIVARNGRIAAIYLFFDGPPDPTGAPIPG is encoded by the coding sequence ATGGCAGACATCGCTGCACTGCTGGAACGGAATCTTCAGGAGCTTTTTGGGGAGGGCGATGACGCCCTCCGCCAGAAAGTTGCCGACGAGATCCTTCACGAGGATGCGGTCTTTATCGAGCCGCATGGGATTTATCACGGTCGCAATGAGATCGTACGAATCGCCGGTGTCATTCGCGCCGCGCATCCGACATTCCGATATCAGACACTATCCGCCGCAGAGGTTCTGCATGAACAGGCGGGTCGGGTGAGATGGGTTGCGGGAGAACCGGGTGAAAAGCCCTCTTATGCCGGCACGGATTTCATCGTCGCTCGTAACGGAAGAATCGCCGCGATTTATCTCTTCTTCGACGGCCCTCCTGATCCAACCGGCGCACCAATCCC